From Topomyia yanbarensis strain Yona2022 chromosome 1, ASM3024719v1, whole genome shotgun sequence, one genomic window encodes:
- the LOC131676875 gene encoding N-acylneuraminate cytidylyltransferase, with the protein MRLTVIIVLFCYLEYSDCCENKEPICQVQPNVSIAALILARGGSKGIPLKNLAKIGETSLLVRALEIIHRFGRFETIWVSTDDDRIANEVYSAFPGNQTLVHIRPPEVAQDHTTSIESTQEFLSKHREIENVALVQCTSPFLTVKYLEEAFPKFQQSSQVDCVFSVVRSFKLRWTFGTADGVSSSSKLIPLNFDPARRPRRQDWTGELVEAGMFYFARRTLLTDGRFQNENCAVVEIDARDALEIDRSEDLTLARMMVEARRKDG; encoded by the exons ATGCGTCTGACCGTGATTATCGTTCTGTTTTGCTACTTAGAGTATTCGGATTGCTGCGAAAACAAGGAGCCAAT ATGTCAAGTTCAGCCGAATGTCAGCATCGCAGCCCTGATCCTAGCCCGTGGCGGATCCAAAGGAATTCCGCTGAAAAATCTAGCAAAAATTGGTGAAACATCACTGCTGGTTCGAGCACTCGAAATTATACACCGGTTCGGTCGATTCGAAACGATTTGGGTTTCCACCGACGATGACCGGATTGCAAACGAAGTATATTCAGCTTTTCCGGGGAATCAAACCTTGGTGCACATCCGGCCACCAGAAGTGGCCCAAGATCACACCACATCCATTGAATCGACGCAGGAGTTTCTGAGCAAGCATCGTGAGATCGAAAACGTTGCTCTGGTGCAGTGTACCTCTCCCTTCCTGACGGTTAAATATTTGGAGGAGGCGTTCCCAAAATTTCAACAGTCATCACAAGTGGATTGCGTTTTCAGCGTGGTAAGAAGTTTCAAGTTGCGTTGGACGTTCGGAACTGCTGACGGTGTCAGCAGCAGTAGCAAGTTGATTCCATTGAATTTTGACCCCGCCAGGAGGCCACGTCGTCAGGACTGGACCGGAGAACTGGTGGAAGCTGGAATGTTCTATTTTGCCAGGCGGACTCTGCTGACGGATGGTCGCTTTCAAAACGAGAACTGTGCTGTAGTGGAAATTGACGCCAGGGATGCGCTGGAAATCGACCGTAGCGAGGATTTGACACTGGCAAGAATGATGGTGGAAGCCAGACGAAAGGATGGATAA
- the LOC131676874 gene encoding uncharacterized protein LOC131676874, which produces MAVPTKDELRKEIAAILKDANLEETAAKKVRLQLEENLKCDLSARKKEVDNLVMEYVNAQDESGEDEEEEDEEDGEDEEEKVAEKKAPKKKAAAPAKKKSASDDEDGEGEEEENDDSDDGGAKKKGKRGAPAKRGAPAKKKKKHGSDSEEESDGSEESDDDYKPNKGAKGSAKKARGRKKGGSGSDSDGDWKRAKPKNKKPAGERKSTGFTRPYTLSPELAAICGAESLPRHAVVKKVWAIIKERNLYDPKNKQFAICDSELQKVIGVKRFRTFGMLKYLKPHFLN; this is translated from the exons ATGGCAGTGCCGACCAAGGACGAACTTCGCAAGGAAATTGCTG CCATCCTGAAGGATGCAAACCTGGAGGAAACGGCCGCCAAAAAGGTGCGCCTGCAGTTGGAGGAAAATCTCAAATGTGACCTGTCGGCACGCAAGAAGGAAGTCGACAATCTGGTGATGGAGTACGTCAATGCCCAGGACGAGTCCGGCGAGGACGAGGAAGAAGAGGACGAAGAAGATGGTGAGGATGAGGAGGAAAAAGTTGCAGAAAAGAAGGCACCGAAAAAGAAAGCGGCCGCCCCCGCCAAGAAGAAGTCAGCAAGCGACGATGAAGATGGCGAAGGAGAGGAGGAAGAAAACGACGATTCAGACGATGGGGGTGCTAAGAAGAAGGGCAAACGAGGTGCCCCAGCGAAGCGTGGTGCTCCTgctaaaaagaagaagaagcacGGCTCGGACAGTGAAGAAGAATCGGACGGATCTGAGGAATCGGACGACGATTACAAACCGAACAAGGGTGCCAAGGGCAGTGCAAAGAAGGCGCGCGGCCGGAAGAAGGGCGGCTCGGGTTCCGACTCCGACGGAGACTGGAAGCGGGCAAAGCCTAAGAACAAGAAACCGGCTGGCGAAAGGAAGAGTACCGGTTTCACACGCCCCTACACCCTATCACCGGAACTGGCCGCCATTTGCGGCGCTGAGTCACTGCCCCGGCACGCGGTCGTCAAAAAGGTCTGGGCCATCATCAAGGAGCGCAACCTGTACGACCCAAAGAACAAGCAGTTTGCCATCTGCGACTCGGAACTGCAGAAAGTCATCGGCGTTAAACGGTTCCGCACGTTCGGCATGCTGAAGTATCTGAAGCCACATTTCCTGAACTAA